Proteins encoded within one genomic window of Massilia litorea:
- a CDS encoding aldehyde dehydrogenase family protein: MDRIHPDAVNVRSGHYIGGAYIDDQAAMEVRRPSDGKAYAGLPVADEAMVDRAVQDAWNAFKTSDWAQRAPRERARVMRRWAELIEADAANLAPLETVGSTRPIRDALAWDVPFTAEGIRFFAEFADKHGGDVAATRTDTLGMTIAEPYGVIGAIAPWNFPLVMASWKIAPALAAGNAVVLKPSELTPFSVLRLAELAVQAGMPPGIFNVVQGDGAVTGDALVRHPKIAKVTFTGSTRTGTAIMAACAHSGTKPVTLELGGKSPQVVFGDAPDLDRTARTIAGAIAGNAGQVCVAGSRLIVQRGAADRLVSGIVAAFAALKAGHTWEGDTTLPPIIRASDALRIDGIVQRTVAAGASLVCGGRLLQVAGEGGYYEPTLLAGVHGEMEAVHDEIFGPVLTLQVFDDEEEALALADHPSYGLAAGVHTADLGRALRCVRRIEAGTVWVNRYGRSNDFVIPTGGYKRSGLGKDLGRQAFEANLRFKSVLIDFAG; the protein is encoded by the coding sequence ATGGACCGGATTCATCCCGACGCGGTAAACGTAAGGAGCGGCCACTATATTGGTGGCGCCTATATCGACGACCAGGCAGCCATGGAAGTGCGCCGCCCCTCGGACGGCAAGGCTTATGCCGGCCTGCCGGTGGCCGACGAAGCGATGGTCGACCGTGCCGTGCAGGATGCGTGGAACGCCTTTAAAACCAGCGACTGGGCGCAGCGCGCACCGCGCGAACGGGCGCGCGTGATGCGCCGCTGGGCCGAACTCATCGAAGCCGACGCCGCCAACCTGGCGCCGCTGGAAACCGTGGGCTCGACCCGTCCGATCCGCGACGCCCTGGCCTGGGACGTGCCGTTCACGGCCGAAGGCATCCGCTTCTTTGCCGAATTCGCCGACAAGCACGGCGGCGACGTGGCCGCCACGCGCACCGACACCCTGGGCATGACGATCGCCGAGCCGTATGGCGTGATCGGCGCGATCGCGCCCTGGAACTTCCCGCTGGTGATGGCATCCTGGAAGATCGCCCCCGCGCTCGCGGCCGGCAACGCCGTGGTCCTGAAGCCGTCCGAGCTGACGCCCTTCTCCGTTCTGCGCCTGGCCGAGCTGGCGGTGCAGGCCGGCATGCCGCCCGGGATCTTCAACGTCGTGCAAGGCGACGGCGCCGTCACCGGCGACGCCTTGGTGCGCCATCCGAAGATCGCGAAAGTGACCTTCACCGGCTCGACCCGCACCGGCACCGCGATCATGGCGGCCTGCGCCCACAGCGGGACCAAGCCGGTCACGCTGGAACTGGGCGGCAAGAGCCCGCAGGTGGTATTCGGCGATGCGCCCGACCTCGATCGCACCGCGCGCACCATCGCCGGCGCGATCGCCGGCAATGCCGGCCAGGTGTGCGTGGCCGGTTCGCGCCTGATCGTGCAGCGCGGCGCGGCCGACCGCCTGGTATCCGGCATCGTGGCCGCCTTCGCCGCACTCAAGGCGGGCCACACCTGGGAAGGCGACACCACGCTGCCCCCGATCATCCGCGCGTCCGACGCGCTGCGCATCGACGGCATCGTCCAGCGCACGGTGGCGGCCGGAGCGTCCCTCGTTTGCGGCGGCCGCCTGCTGCAGGTCGCCGGCGAAGGCGGCTACTACGAGCCGACCCTGCTGGCCGGCGTGCACGGCGAGATGGAAGCGGTGCACGACGAGATCTTCGGCCCGGTGCTGACGCTGCAGGTGTTCGACGACGAAGAGGAAGCGCTGGCGCTGGCGGACCATCCCTCATATGGACTGGCCGCGGGTGTGCATACCGCCGACCTCGGCCGCGCCCTGCGCTGCGTGCGCCGGATCGAGGCCGGCACGGTCTGGGTCAACCGCTACGGCCGCAGCAACGACTTCGTGATCCCGACCGGCGGCTACAAACGTTCGGGCCTGGGCAAGGACCTCGGACGCCAGGCCTTCGAGGCCAACCTGCGTTTTAAAAGCGTGTTGATCGACTTCGCCGGGTAA